One window of Phoenix dactylifera cultivar Barhee BC4 chromosome 5, palm_55x_up_171113_PBpolish2nd_filt_p, whole genome shotgun sequence genomic DNA carries:
- the LOC103711645 gene encoding squamosa promoter-binding-like protein 7 isoform X2 has protein sequence MENGGEAAKSGGQGAPSSWDIWDLGNWSSAAITAAPSSYNPHAIALSATAAASSSCPPFAFHAAMVPAAPGDHLAQGQRYGPHHHHLTCLKLGKRQYYGEEGVAGGGIKRERLSSNPAVGVPRCQVEGCNKALGDAKDYHKRHKVCEMHSKAPKVVVLGAEQRFCQQCSRFHVISEFDDAKRSCRRRLAGHNERRRKSTNDSIKNSSLGWYAVVA, from the exons atgGAAAACGGAGGAGAGGCCGCGAAAAGTGGCGGACAGGGGGCACCGTCGTCCTGGGATATTTGGGATCTGGGGAACTGGAGTTCCGCCGCCATCACCGCCGCCCCTTCGTCCTATAACCCCCACGCCATCGCCTTGTCCGCCACCgctgccgcctcctcctcctgcccTCCATTCGCCTTCCACGCTGCCATGGTCCCCGCTGCCCCCGGGGACCACCTCGCCCAGGGCCAGCGGTACGgcccccaccaccaccatctCACGTGTTTGAAGCTCGGCAAGAGGCAGTACTATGGGGAGGAGGGGGTCGCCGGTGGCGGGATCAAGAGGGAGAGGCTGTCGTCGAATCCGGCTGTGGGGGTGCCGAGATGCCAGGTGGAAGGGTGCAACAAGGCGCTGGGGGACGCCAAGGATTACCACAAGCGGCACAAGGTGTGCGAGATGCACTCCAAGGCCCCCAAGGTCGTCGTCCTCGGCGCCGAGCAGCGCTTCTGCCAGCAGTGCAGCAG GTTCCATGTGATATCGGAGTTCGACGACGCCAAGAGGAGCTGCCGGAGACGGCTGGCAGGGCACAATGAGCGCAGGAGAAAGAGCACCAATGACTCCATTAAAAACTCTTCTCTAG GATGGTACGCTGTTGTAGCCTAG
- the LOC103711645 gene encoding squamosa promoter-binding-like protein 7 isoform X1 — MENGGEAAKSGGQGAPSSWDIWDLGNWSSAAITAAPSSYNPHAIALSATAAASSSCPPFAFHAAMVPAAPGDHLAQGQRYGPHHHHLTCLKLGKRQYYGEEGVAGGGIKRERLSSNPAVGVPRCQVEGCNKALGDAKDYHKRHKVCEMHSKAPKVVVLGAEQRFCQQCSRFHVISEFDDAKRSCRRRLAGHNERRRKSTNDSIKNSSLENTMTSSRFPSIPTSPSRALSLLSSKASPWVSSPDLSSRSSAALRELIAENRAAVLARQLFSDRGGWHNMGSADQATLPYVPHQHQEPLQAQTQLADGWNQFQESGSHVTLDLMQMPSSSFGVLSGRRKSKEEEEECCAIWKSLEGAHVV; from the exons atgGAAAACGGAGGAGAGGCCGCGAAAAGTGGCGGACAGGGGGCACCGTCGTCCTGGGATATTTGGGATCTGGGGAACTGGAGTTCCGCCGCCATCACCGCCGCCCCTTCGTCCTATAACCCCCACGCCATCGCCTTGTCCGCCACCgctgccgcctcctcctcctgcccTCCATTCGCCTTCCACGCTGCCATGGTCCCCGCTGCCCCCGGGGACCACCTCGCCCAGGGCCAGCGGTACGgcccccaccaccaccatctCACGTGTTTGAAGCTCGGCAAGAGGCAGTACTATGGGGAGGAGGGGGTCGCCGGTGGCGGGATCAAGAGGGAGAGGCTGTCGTCGAATCCGGCTGTGGGGGTGCCGAGATGCCAGGTGGAAGGGTGCAACAAGGCGCTGGGGGACGCCAAGGATTACCACAAGCGGCACAAGGTGTGCGAGATGCACTCCAAGGCCCCCAAGGTCGTCGTCCTCGGCGCCGAGCAGCGCTTCTGCCAGCAGTGCAGCAG GTTCCATGTGATATCGGAGTTCGACGACGCCAAGAGGAGCTGCCGGAGACGGCTGGCAGGGCACAATGAGCGCAGGAGAAAGAGCACCAATGACTCCATTAAAAACTCTTCTCTAG AAAATACAATGACGAGCAGCAGATTTCCCTCTATACCAACTTCTCCGAGTCGTGCTCTCTCTCTTCTGTCATCCAAGGCCTCCCCTTGGGTTTCAAGTCCTGACCTCTCTTCTCGATCCAGCGCTGCACTTCGAGAACTGATCGCGGAGAACCGAGCTGCTGTCCTTGCCAGGCAACTGTTCTCCGACCGTGGTGGCTGGCACAATATGGGCTCAGCGGACCAGGCAACCCTTCCTTATGTGCCACATCAGCATCAAGAACCATTGCAAGCACAAACTCAGCTTGCGGATGGCTGGAACCAATTCCAGGAGTCTGGCAGCCATGTGACGCTGGACCTCATGCAGATGCCCAGCTCTTCTTTTGGGGTTCTCTCAGGAAGGAGGAAGtcgaaagaggaggaagaggagtgcTGCGCGATTTGGAAGTCTTTGGAAGGAGCTCATGTGGTATGA